The following proteins come from a genomic window of Salvia hispanica cultivar TCC Black 2014 chromosome 4, UniMelb_Shisp_WGS_1.0, whole genome shotgun sequence:
- the LOC125218211 gene encoding peroxidase 4-like, translated as MAASSRSIVVLAALFATAALLTSGASAQLSTGYYKKTCPKVFDTVKSVVKSAIDKEKRMGASLLRLHFHDCFVQGCDGSVLLDDTSSSRGEKTANPNVNSIRGFNVVDDIKSKVESVCPGVVSCADILAIAARDSTVILGGPTWDVKLGRRDSKTASLAAANSGVIPPPTSTLNNLINRFQNLGLSTKDMVVLSGSHTIGQARCTTFRGRIYNESNIDGSFARTRQGSCPRTSGSGDNNLAPLDLKSPTFFDASYYKNLLDKKGLLHSDQVLYNGGSTDNLVEAYSKNPKAFADDFAAAMIKMGDISPLTGSSGEIRKNCRKAN; from the exons ATGGCAGCTTCTTCAAGATCAATAGTGGTGCTCGCCGCTTTATTCGCGACGGCGGCCCTCTTAACAAGCGGCGCGTCTGCTCAGCTGAGCACCGGCTACTACAAAAAAACATGCCCCAAAGTGTTTGACACCGTTAAATCCGTCGTCAAGTCTGCCATCGATAAGGAGAAGCGCATGGGCGCCTCACTCCTCCGTCTCCACTTCCACGACTGCTTTGTACAA GGTTGCGATGGATCAGTACTCCTAGACGACACATCGTCGTCACGAGGGGAGAAGACTGCGAATCCCAACGTTAACTCCATCCGGGGTTTCAACGTAGTGGACGACATCAAATCTAAGGTGGAGTCTGTCTGCCCCGGCGTTGTCTCCTGTGCGGACATCTTAGCCATTGCGGCTCGTGATTCCACCGTTATT CTTGGAGGACCCACATGGGACGTGAAACTAGGAAGAAGGGATTCGAAAACAGCGAGCCTCGCCGCCGCGAACAGTGGCGTTATTCCACCACCAACCTCCACCCTCAACAACCTCATCAATAGGTTCCAAAACCTAGGACTCTCCACTAAGGACATGGTCGTCTTATCAG GGTCACACACGATAGGGCAAGCGAGATGCACGACGTTCAGAGGGCGCATCTACAACGAGAGCAACATCGACGGGTCATTCGCTCGCACGAGGCAGGGATCCTGTCCTAGAACAAGCGGCTCGGGAGACAACAATCTCGCCCCACTCGACCTCAAATCTCCAACCTTCTTCGACGCAAGTTACTACAAGAACCTCCTTGACAAGAAGGGCCTCTTACACTCTGACCAAGTCCTCTACAACGGCGGCTCCACCGACAACCTCGTCGAGGCCTACAGCAAGAACCCCAAAGCCTTCGCCGATGACTTCGCCGCAGCCATGATCAAGATGGGCGATATTAGCCCTCTCACCGGATCCAGCGGAGAGATTAGGAAAAACTGCAGGAAGGCCAACTGA
- the LOC125185219 gene encoding uncharacterized protein LOC125185219 yields MKVRRVFILAALLALFVGIIVAQGDSNGSGNGNGNTGPNNGNGNGNGNMGGNNGNGNGNGNMGGNNGNGNGNGNFGGNNGNGNGNGNGNGNGNGNGNGNNNNNSDGDDGNDEEENGQRQTRPSAPTRVPSGNYESLSPVPSSGQERGKCLGVGACLHKTLTCPSDCPQRKPKNNRKQKGCFIDCSNRCQATCKWRKPDCNEKGSICYDPRFVGGDGVMFYFHGSKGNNFAILSDQNLHINAHFIGNRPKGRTRDFTWVQALSLMFDTNTLLFAAKRVSHWDNNTNAIVVKWNRHSLSIPIDQWSTTSAGRQVLIERTMDVNTVRATVSGLVQMDIRVVPIGDKENRVHHYQLPSDNAFAHLEVTFRFFSLSKAVEGVLGKTYKEGYVSPVKRGVPMPIMGGEDKYRTPSLYSPFCKMCVFQRPSLASL; encoded by the exons atgaaggtGAGAAGGGTTTTCATATTGGCAGCCCTTTTGGCGCTGTTTGTAGGCATTATTGTTGCCCAAGGCGATAGCAACGGCAGCGGCAATGGAAATGGTAACACGGGGCCCAACAATGGCAACGGCAACGGCAATGGTAACATGGGAGGTAACAATGGCAACGGCAACGGAAATGGTAATATGGGAGGTAACAACGGCAACGGAAATGGCAATGGAAACTTTGGAGGTAACAATGGAAACGGAAACGGCAATGGAAACGGCAACGGCAATGGCAATGGCAATGGCAAcggcaacaacaacaacaacagcgatggggatgatggcaaCGACGAGGAAGAAAATGGGCAGAGACAAACAAGGCCGTCCGCACCTACTCGTGTGCCTTCCGGTAATTACGAATCATTATCACCAGTGCCAAGTTCCGGGCAGGAAAGAGGTAAGTGCCTTGGCGTGGGAGCATGTCTACATAAGACGCTGACCTGCCCGTCCGACTGCCCGCAGAGGAAGCCCAAGAACAACAGGAAGCAAAAGGGCTGCTTTATCGACTGCAGCAACAGATGCCAAGCTACCTGCAAAT GGAGGAAGCCCGACTGCAACGAGAAGGGTTCAATATGCTACGACCCGCGCTTTGTGGGAGGGGACGGCGTTATGTTCTACTTCCACGGATCAAAGGGAAACAACTTCGCCATTCTCTCCGACCAAAACCTACACATCAATGCACACTTCATTGGCAATAGGCCCAAGGGCAGGACTCGTGACTTTACATGGGTTCAAGCCCTTTCCCTCATGTTCGATACAAACACGCTACTCTTCGCCGCCAAAAGAGTCTCCCATTGGGACAACAACACCAACGCCATCGTCGTCAAGTGGAATCGCCACTCTTTATCAATCCCTATCGACCAATGGTCCACAACCTCTGCTGGAAGACAAGTCCTCATTGAGAGGACTATGGATGTCAACACGGTCAGAGCCACCGTGTCCGGGTTAGTGCAGATGGACATAAGGGTGGTCCCAATCGGTGACAAGGAAAATAGGGTCCATCACTATCAGTTGCCCTCCGATAACGCCTTCGCTCATCTTGAGGTCACCTTCAGATTCTTTAGCTTGTCGAAAGCCGTCGAAGGAGTTCTTGGGAAGACGTACAAAGAAGGGTATGTGAGCCCCGTCAAGAGAGGAGTTCCCATGCCAATAATGGGAGGTGAAGACAAGTACAGGACTCCCTCACTCTACTCTCCTTTTTGCAAGATGTGTGTCTTCCAGAGGCCCTCTCTGGCTTCCCTCTAA
- the LOC125223908 gene encoding 60S ribosomal protein L10 — protein sequence MGRRPARCYRQIKNKPYPKSRFCRGVPDPKIRIYDVGMKRKGVDEFPFCVHLVSWEKENVSSEALEAARIACNKYMTKFAGKDAFHLRVRVHPFHVLRINKMLSCAGADRLQTGMRGAFGKPQGVCARVAIGQVLLSVRCKDNNSQHAQEALRRAKFKFPGRQKIIVSRKWGFTKFNRSDYVRWKSENRIQPDGVNAKLLGCHGILANRKPGSAFLTAV from the exons ATGGGAAGAA GGCCTGCAAGGTGTTATCGCCAAATCAAGAACAAGCCCTACCCAAAATCTCGGTTTTGTCGTGGTGTGCCTGATCCAAAGATCAGGATCTATGATGTGGGTATGAAGAGGAAGGGTGTGGATGAATTCCCATTCTGTGTCCACTTGGTCAGTTGGGAGAAGGAGAATGTGTCCAGTGAGGCACTTGAAGCTGCCCGTATCGCCTGCAACAAGTACATGACCAAGTTTGCTGGAAAGGATGCCTTCCACTTGAGGGTCAGGGTGCATCCCTTCCATGTGCTGCGTATCAACAAGATGTTGTCGTGCGCTGGAGCTGATAGGCTCCAAACTGGTATGAGGGGTGCTTTTGGCAAGCCTCAGGGTGTGTGTGCTCGTGTGGCCATCGGGCAGGTTCTCCTCTCTGTCCGTTGCAAGGATAACAACAGCCAGCACGCCCAAGAGGCTCTGCGTCGTGCTAAGTTCAAGTTCCCAGGGCGTCAGAAGATCATTGTCAGCAGGAAGTG GGGCTTCACTAAATTCAACCGTAGTGATTACGTGAGGTGGAAATCAGAGAACAGAATTCAACCAGATGGTGTCAATGCCAAG CTGTTGGGTTGTCATGGGATATTGGCTAACCGGAAGCCAGGAAGTGCGTTTTTGACAGCTGTTTAA